In Paenibacillus sonchi, a single genomic region encodes these proteins:
- a CDS encoding DedA family protein, which produces MHQLLNAITDAALNLVSSLGIWGIWIGMVLESACIPIPSEVIMLSGGLLIARGTLSFPEVVAAGVLGNLMGSIAAFYVGMHGGRKLLEKYGKYILFNSRHLEQSQRWFDRYGESTVFFTRMLPFIRTFISLPAGIAGMKTGKFIFFTALGSLPWNIALVYLGYRLGDNWTIVEKYMRPVSYAICGAVVILIILWLVRRRKERTV; this is translated from the coding sequence ATGCACCAATTATTGAACGCTATAACCGATGCTGCTCTAAATCTTGTTAGTTCGCTGGGAATCTGGGGGATCTGGATCGGGATGGTGCTGGAGAGCGCCTGTATTCCCATTCCCAGCGAGGTCATCATGCTCAGCGGGGGGCTGCTGATTGCCAGAGGAACGTTATCCTTTCCAGAGGTGGTAGCTGCTGGAGTGCTGGGGAATCTGATGGGTTCGATTGCAGCTTTCTATGTAGGGATGCATGGCGGCAGAAAATTGCTGGAGAAGTACGGGAAATATATTCTCTTTAACTCCCGTCACCTGGAGCAATCCCAGCGCTGGTTCGACCGCTACGGGGAGAGTACGGTATTCTTCACCCGAATGCTGCCCTTTATCCGCACCTTCATCTCATTGCCCGCAGGAATCGCCGGAATGAAGACCGGGAAGTTTATCTTTTTTACCGCACTTGGCTCTCTGCCCTGGAATATTGCGCTGGTCTATCTGGGATACCGGCTGGGAGACAATTGGACAATCGTTGAGAAGTACATGCGCCCGGTAAGCTATGCCATTTGCGGAGCTGTCGTTATCCTGATCATTCTATGGCTGGTGCGGCGGAGAAAAGAACGTACCGTATAA
- a CDS encoding AraC family transcriptional regulator yields MTPEHYDFKAGFNLLPEEQDLAVLFSGEGKPYPGHKIGPSVHDYYLLHTVLDGGGSFQSSTVTQQCRKGDTFVIFPGSLFSYQADEHNPWHYVWVALQGTAVSGLLSDIGITRERPLLYTENTSELHSLYERIRICFKQSAYPRLESLEASGWTRLLLHHFGQDNLALLPARPKELPEIIDRQIDQAIRWISLQFHQQISIDHMAATLGYHRAHLSKAFKQKTGLSPKQYLLKMRLDKAKSLLTGTLTIDQVASSVGFNDALYFSRQFRKFSGMSPSEYRSMLRQE; encoded by the coding sequence ATGACTCCTGAACATTATGACTTTAAAGCCGGATTCAATCTGCTGCCGGAGGAACAGGACCTTGCCGTTCTGTTCAGCGGCGAAGGCAAGCCGTATCCCGGCCATAAAATCGGCCCTTCCGTGCATGATTATTATCTGCTCCATACCGTTTTGGATGGCGGGGGCAGCTTTCAGAGCAGTACGGTCACGCAGCAATGCCGGAAGGGCGATACCTTTGTGATCTTCCCCGGTTCGCTTTTCAGCTATCAGGCGGATGAGCATAACCCCTGGCATTATGTCTGGGTGGCGCTCCAAGGCACAGCTGTATCCGGACTTCTCTCCGATATCGGCATTACGCGGGAGCGGCCGCTGCTGTACACAGAGAATACATCCGAGCTGCACAGCTTGTACGAACGAATCCGTATATGCTTCAAGCAGTCTGCATATCCCCGCCTGGAAAGTCTGGAGGCCTCGGGCTGGACAAGGCTCCTGCTCCACCATTTCGGTCAGGACAACCTTGCCCTCCTGCCCGCCAGGCCAAAGGAGCTGCCGGAAATCATCGACCGGCAGATTGACCAGGCTATCCGCTGGATCTCGCTGCAGTTCCATCAGCAGATCAGCATTGATCATATGGCGGCTACGCTCGGTTACCACCGGGCGCATCTTTCCAAAGCTTTTAAACAGAAGACAGGTCTGTCCCCCAAGCAGTATCTGCTGAAAATGCGGCTGGACAAAGCCAAAAGCCTGCTCACCGGCACGCTCACAATTGATCAGGTGGCTTCATCCGTCGGCTTCAACGATGCCTTGTATTTCTCCAGGCAGTTCCGCAAATTCAGCGGCATGTCGCCTAGTGAATACCGCTCGATGCTGCGGCAGGAGTAG
- a CDS encoding alpha-glucosidase/alpha-galactosidase, whose product MNKITFIGAGSTVFAKNVLGDCMGTAALQGFELALFDIDLERLEDSRRMLNNLKASTGSTCIVKAYTDRKEALRGAKYVINAIQVGGYDPCTITDFEIPKKYGLRQTIADTVGIGGIFRNLRTIPVMLDFAADIREVCPDALFLNYTNPMAVLTNVMNTYGGVQTVGLCHSVQHCIPGLFEALGMDQTGVQAKIAGINHMAWLLEVTKDGEDLYPEIKRRAAEKQKEHHHDMVRYEMMLKFGYYITESSEHNAEYHPYFIKRNYPELIERFQIPLDEYPRRCVEQISKWKKMREELVHDTTLHHERSHEYASYILEAIETNVPFKIGGNVLNTGLITNLPREACVEVPCLVDASGVTPTYVGDLPPQCAALNRTNINTQLLTIEAAITGKKEHIYHAAMLDPHTSAELSMDDIVAMCDDLIAAHGQWLPEFK is encoded by the coding sequence ATGAACAAAATTACATTTATCGGTGCGGGGAGTACGGTTTTTGCTAAGAATGTGCTGGGTGACTGCATGGGGACAGCAGCATTGCAGGGTTTTGAGCTTGCTCTGTTCGACATAGATTTGGAGCGGCTTGAGGATTCCAGAAGGATGCTGAATAATCTCAAGGCCAGTACGGGCAGCACTTGTATTGTGAAGGCCTACACGGACCGGAAGGAAGCGCTGCGCGGCGCCAAGTACGTGATCAATGCGATTCAGGTAGGCGGTTATGATCCGTGTACGATTACAGACTTTGAGATTCCTAAGAAATACGGACTCCGGCAGACGATCGCGGACACAGTCGGCATTGGCGGCATATTCCGCAACCTGCGCACCATACCGGTTATGCTTGATTTTGCCGCAGATATCCGTGAGGTATGCCCGGATGCTCTTTTCTTGAACTATACCAACCCGATGGCAGTGCTGACCAATGTAATGAACACCTATGGCGGAGTGCAGACGGTCGGGTTGTGCCACAGTGTGCAGCACTGTATTCCCGGCTTATTCGAGGCGCTAGGAATGGACCAGACAGGGGTGCAGGCGAAGATCGCCGGCATTAATCACATGGCCTGGCTGCTGGAAGTTACAAAGGATGGCGAGGATCTGTATCCGGAAATTAAGCGCCGTGCCGCTGAGAAGCAAAAAGAGCACCATCATGATATGGTGCGGTACGAAATGATGCTGAAATTCGGATATTACATTACGGAATCTTCAGAGCATAATGCGGAATATCATCCCTATTTCATCAAACGGAACTATCCTGAGCTGATCGAACGGTTTCAAATTCCGCTGGACGAATATCCGCGCCGGTGTGTGGAGCAGATCAGCAAGTGGAAGAAGATGCGCGAGGAGCTGGTTCATGATACAACGCTGCATCATGAACGCTCGCATGAGTATGCTTCGTACATTCTGGAAGCCATCGAAACCAATGTCCCTTTCAAAATCGGCGGCAATGTGCTGAACACCGGACTGATCACAAATCTCCCGCGGGAAGCCTGTGTAGAAGTGCCTTGTCTTGTCGATGCCAGCGGAGTCACTCCCACCTATGTTGGCGATCTGCCGCCGCAATGCGCTGCACTGAACCGCACAAATATTAATACGCAACTTCTGACCATTGAAGCGGCTATAACCGGTAAGAAGGAGCATATCTACCACGCGGCGATGCTGGACCCGCATACATCCGCCGAGCTGTCGATGGATGATATTGTAGCCATGTGCGACGATTTGATAGCTGCCCATGGCCAATGGCTTCCGGAGTTTAAATAG
- a CDS encoding GntR family transcriptional regulator: MNILISSTSGEPIYAQITGQVRQLILQGELVSGTPLPSIRQLAKELQISVITTKRAYEELEREGLINSIVGKGSFVSGADQEFIREQRLRIMEGKLKEIIDESRLLGMEYTELAEMLKLLYEEEKE, translated from the coding sequence ATGAACATTTTGATCTCGAGTACTTCCGGCGAGCCGATCTATGCGCAGATTACAGGACAGGTCCGCCAACTGATTCTTCAAGGTGAACTGGTCTCCGGGACGCCGTTGCCATCCATCCGCCAGCTTGCCAAAGAGCTGCAGATTAGCGTCATCACTACCAAACGTGCATATGAAGAGCTGGAACGGGAAGGGCTCATTAACTCTATCGTCGGCAAGGGATCGTTCGTATCCGGGGCAGATCAGGAATTCATCCGGGAACAACGGCTGCGGATTATGGAGGGGAAGCTGAAGGAAATTATCGACGAGAGCAGGCTTTTGGGAATGGAATATACCGAGCTTGCGGAAATGCTTAAACTGCTCTATGA